A DNA window from Anastrepha obliqua isolate idAnaObli1 chromosome 5, idAnaObli1_1.0, whole genome shotgun sequence contains the following coding sequences:
- the LOC129248413 gene encoding uncharacterized protein LOC129248413 isoform X1, which yields MKGMKKSFVTKASQKEMFCDSDKVNNQLKAKCAKLELENEELTKFLQELRADISQLKTDVSTIKNSTATQGVILEKLVQKVLPKTSNLTILPFKTIEEIKSADNILSQYPRDELVAYVRNTVGVTPIRKIVPFLFAESTMPFINWDGRHQRFAIKSLQFFNEIVFRTIFDKLYTQCRSIIIHLPYFHITGAVQGPDMDFSKFDSEMRKGIRSAKNKMYKNKSNQS from the exons ATGAAGGGAATGAAGAAGAGTTTTGTAACGAAGGCATCGCAAAAGGAAATGTTCTGCGATTCAGATAAGGTGAATAACCAGCTAAAAGCAAAATGTGCAAAACTTG AACTTGAGAACGAGGAGCTAACTAAGTTCCTGCAAGAGCTAAGAGCAGATATCTCACAATTAAAAACAGATGtatcaacaataaaaaatagtacgGCAACCCAAGGTGTGATTCTCGAAAAACTTGTTCAGAAGGTCTTACcaaaaacatcaaatttaacCATTTTGCCGTTCAAAACGATTGAAGAGATTAAGTCTGCAGACAACATTTTATCGCAGTATCCTCGGGACGAATTG gTGGCATACGTACGCAATACCGTAGGTGTTACTCCGATAAGAAAAATTGTTCCTTTCTTATTTGCTGAATCTACTATGCCTTTCATTAATTGGGATGGTCGTCACCAAAGATTTGCAATCAAAtctcttcaatttttcaacGAAATAGTTTTTCGTACGATATTTGATAAATTATATACTCAATGTCGAAGTATTATTATACATTTACCTTATTTTCATATAACAGGTGCAGTTCAAGGTCCCGATATGGATTTCTCCAAATTTGACAGTGAAATGCGGAAGGGGATCCGATCcgcgaaaaacaaaatgtataaaaacaaatccAACCAGTCTTAA
- the LOC129248813 gene encoding uncharacterized protein LOC129248813, giving the protein MSYALLGYSKRHFKRLVAKELNGLKTVDEEAPKDSSNRSNLSNDTKNVEVNGISVPENPEYERILMPLMQPSFDIISGFKEWMVKHKIRRAAVNDMLVLCKKSGLNVPISTSGLFEKQAICTRQVKPGEYFHYGLEQGIKKCLQLEVPLGQNILELDIGIDGLPLYKSSSNSLWPILGSVANHTNMSPFLIGKKKPEDINDFLFDFVQEFLVLQERGIELGCSTVFIKLRAIICDAPARAFVSGTVGHTSASGCSKCTQQAMQKSECSNCTQQTLQKKKRLTYSVTVESLRTDDDFRKS; this is encoded by the exons ATGAGTTATGCGCTTTTGGGCTATAGCAAAAGACATTTTAAGCGGCTTGTAGCCAAAGAATTGAATGGTTTGAAAACTGTAGACGAGGAAGCCCCGAAAGATTCATCAAATCGCTCTAATTTAAGCAACGATACGAAAAATGTCGAAGTCAATGGAATTTCTGTTCCGGAAAATCCAGAATACGAGAGGATTCTTATGCCTTTAATGCAACCGTCATTCGATATTATTTCGGGATTTAAAGAATGGATGGTGAAGCATAAAATAAGGCGAGCTGCTGTTAATGATATGCttgttttgtgtaaaaaatctgGTCTTAATGTCCCCATTTCGACAAGTGGTCTTTTCGAGAAACAAGCGATTTGTACGCGTCAAGTAAAACCTGGAGAATATTTTCATTATGGGTTAGAGCAgggcattaaaaaatgtttacagttAGAAGTTCCTCTGggtcaaaatattttagaattagATATTGGTATAGATGGGCTTCCTCTATATAAAAGTTCTTCGAATTCCTTATGGCCAATTCTCGGATCAGTAGCGAACCACACCAATATGTCTCCATTTTTAATTGGGAAAAAAAAACCTGAAGATATTAACGATTTCCTATTTGATTTTGTTCAGGAATTTTTGGTATTACAGGAAAGAGGTATTGAGCTGGGATGCTCCACAGTGTTTATTAAGCTACGAGCAATTATATGCGATGCTCCCGCTCGCGCTTTCGTTAGCGGAACAGTAGGTCATACTTCTGCCAGTGGATGTTCCAAGTGCACTCAACAGGCTATGCAAAAAAGTGAATGTTCCAATTGCACACAacaaactttacaaaaaaagaagCGCTTGACATATAGCGTAACAGTTGAGAGCTTAAGAACGGACGACGACTTCAGG AAAAGTTAA
- the LOC129248413 gene encoding uncharacterized protein LOC129248413 isoform X2, producing MKGMKKSFVTKASQKEMFCDSDKVNNQLKAKCAKLELENEELTKFLQELRADISQLKTDVSTIKNSTATQGVILEKLVQKVLPKTSNLTILPFKTIEEIKSADNILSQYPRDELVAYVRNTVGVTPIRKIVPFLFAESTMPFINWDGRHQRFAIKSLQFFNEIVFRAVQGPDMDFSKFDSEMRKGIRSAKNKMYKNKSNQS from the exons ATGAAGGGAATGAAGAAGAGTTTTGTAACGAAGGCATCGCAAAAGGAAATGTTCTGCGATTCAGATAAGGTGAATAACCAGCTAAAAGCAAAATGTGCAAAACTTG AACTTGAGAACGAGGAGCTAACTAAGTTCCTGCAAGAGCTAAGAGCAGATATCTCACAATTAAAAACAGATGtatcaacaataaaaaatagtacgGCAACCCAAGGTGTGATTCTCGAAAAACTTGTTCAGAAGGTCTTACcaaaaacatcaaatttaacCATTTTGCCGTTCAAAACGATTGAAGAGATTAAGTCTGCAGACAACATTTTATCGCAGTATCCTCGGGACGAATTG gTGGCATACGTACGCAATACCGTAGGTGTTACTCCGATAAGAAAAATTGTTCCTTTCTTATTTGCTGAATCTACTATGCCTTTCATTAATTGGGATGGTCGTCACCAAAGATTTGCAATCAAAtctcttcaatttttcaacGAAATAGTTTTTC GTGCAGTTCAAGGTCCCGATATGGATTTCTCCAAATTTGACAGTGAAATGCGGAAGGGGATCCGATCcgcgaaaaacaaaatgtataaaaacaaatccAACCAGTCTTAA
- the LOC129248814 gene encoding piggyBac transposable element-derived protein 3-like: protein MKKQRFTAQTSYRGLQEAIEALLQDSEDDECTLAIIPPDPSALTDEEEGADEDMAACTIPQDVPGTIEVSREDNGSEDSMHSDSDDEPLASKKRRLDATRQSSSILNPIWRKCTPSYSLTLQSSTEVSDKKSAIREELEGLNPVQIFEKMMDNDIIDMIISNSKLYANQNNRHEFQLDFTDVKKFFGILILSGYHKLPREPMYWSLDDDIGVELVSKAMSRRRFRDIKRNLHLVDNDAAATSNDKMFKIRPLVDKLMQKFLQWGVFHDRISIDESMVKYYGHHPAKQFIRGKPVRFGYKNWVAASSTGYCYSFDFYCGKSQSPTSDPLGSRVVKT, encoded by the coding sequence ATGAAGAAACAGCGATTTACAGCTCAAACTAGTTACCGTGGGCTTCAGGAAGCTATCGAAGCTTTGTTACAGGATAGCGAAGATGACGAATGTACCTTGGCTATCATACCGCCTGATCCAAGTGCATTGACTGATGAAGAGGAGGGTGCTGACGAGGATATGGCGGCATGTACCATACCGCAAGACGTACCTGGTACTATTGAGGTAAGTCGAGAGGATAATGGTAGCGAGGATTCTATGCACAGTGACAGTGATGATGAACCACTTGCGTCAAAAAAAAGACGACTTGATGCTACCCGCCAATCTTCTTCGATTTTGAACCCAATCTGGCGCAAATGTACCCCTTCATATTCTTTGACTTTACAGAGTTCAACAGAAGTCTCTGATAAGAAAAGTGCTATTAGGGAAGAACTAGAGGGCCTCAACCctgtacaaatatttgaaaagatgATGGACAATGATATTATCGATATGATCATTTCTAATAGCAAACTATACGCTAACCAAAACAATAGACACGAGTTTCAACTAGATTTCACTGatgttaaaaagttttttgggatTTTGATATTATCTGGCTACCACAAGCTACCTCGAGAACCAATGTACTGGTCATTAGATGATGACATAGGTGTAGAATTAGTCAGCAAAGCCATGTCAAGGCGTAGGTTTCGTGATATAAAAAGAAACCTTCATCTTGTAGATAACGACGCAGCAGCTACATCAAACGACAAAATGTTCAAAATAAGACCTTTGGTAGATAAACTTATGCAGAAGTTCTTGCAGTGGGGAGTGTTTCATGATCGTATCTCTATCGATGAATCAATGGTGAAATATTATGGCCACCATCCCGCCAAACAGTTTATTCGTGGGAAACCAGTTCGTTTTGGATACAAAAATTGGGTAGCAGCTAGCTCGACCGGATATTGTTACTCATTTGATTTTTACTGTGGAAAATCGCAATCGCCAACTTCTGATCCTTTGGGTTCTCGCGTAGTCAAAACTTAG